A DNA window from Chlamydia buteonis contains the following coding sequences:
- the truB gene encoding tRNA pseudouridine(55) synthase TruB — translation MELATELKEGILLIDKPQGRTSFSLIRTLTKLIGVKKIGHAGTLDPFATGVMVMLIGRRFTRLSDVLLFEDKEYAAVAHLGTTTDSYDCDGKIVGRSKKIPTHEEILEASQYFQGQIQQIPPMFSAKKVNGKKLYEYARKGLSIERCQSTVQVSLQITRYEYPLLHFSIQCSKGTYIRSIAHELGNMLGCGAYLEELRRLRSGSFSIDQCIDGCLLDCPDFDISPYLRDFNGNIL, via the coding sequence ATGGAACTTGCTACAGAACTTAAAGAAGGTATTCTTCTAATAGATAAGCCTCAAGGAAGGACCTCGTTTAGTCTCATTCGTACTCTAACAAAATTGATCGGTGTAAAAAAAATCGGTCACGCAGGCACTTTGGATCCCTTTGCTACAGGTGTGATGGTCATGTTGATCGGCCGTAGGTTCACTCGCCTTTCAGATGTCTTATTATTTGAAGATAAAGAATATGCAGCAGTTGCTCACCTAGGGACAACTACAGATTCTTATGATTGTGATGGCAAGATTGTAGGTAGGTCAAAAAAGATCCCCACCCATGAAGAAATTCTAGAGGCCTCGCAGTATTTTCAGGGGCAAATTCAACAAATTCCTCCAATGTTTTCTGCAAAAAAAGTTAACGGAAAAAAGCTTTATGAATATGCCCGAAAGGGGTTATCAATAGAGCGTTGCCAATCTACGGTTCAAGTGAGCTTACAAATTACAAGATATGAATATCCCCTGCTACATTTTTCTATACAATGTAGCAAAGGAACTTACATTCGTAGTATTGCTCATGAACTAGGAAACATGTTAGGCTGTGGAGCTTATTTGGAAGAACTTAGACGTTTGCGTAGTGGTAGTTTTTCTATAGACCAATGTATTGATGGATGTCTTTTAGACTGTCCTGACTTTGATATATCTCCTTACCTAAGAGATTTTAATGGAAATATTCTATAG
- the nusA gene encoding transcription termination factor NusA translates to MNKDLVAIFDYMEKEKGIQRPVIIGAIESALKIAAKKTLRDDANVSVNINPKTGDIEVFCEKEIVEVCENPSKEIPLDKAREYDPECEIGQYMDVPFVSEHFGRIAAHAARQIIGQKLRHAERDVIYEEYRHRVNEILSGVVKRFAKGSNLIIDLGKVEGLLPARCYPKTEKHKVGDKIYALLYEVQESENGGAEVILSRSHPEFVKQLFLQEVPELEEGSVEIVKIAREAGYRTKIAVSSSDPKTDPVGAFVGMRGSRVKNIIRELNDEKIDIVNYSPVTTELLQNLLCPIEIQKIAILEDDKVIAIVVQDADYATVIGKRGINARLISQILDYELEVQRMSEYNKLLEIQRLQLAEFDSPLLDEPLEMEGISKLVVQNLVHAGYDTIRKVLLASANDLASVPGISLELAYKILEQVSKYGEGKVDEKPKIED, encoded by the coding sequence ATGAATAAAGATCTTGTAGCTATTTTTGACTACATGGAGAAGGAAAAAGGAATTCAACGCCCTGTTATCATAGGAGCTATTGAATCGGCCTTAAAAATTGCAGCGAAAAAAACACTAAGAGATGATGCTAACGTTTCTGTAAATATTAATCCTAAAACTGGTGATATAGAAGTTTTCTGTGAAAAAGAAATCGTAGAAGTATGTGAGAATCCCAGTAAAGAGATTCCTTTAGACAAAGCTAGAGAATACGATCCTGAATGCGAAATTGGGCAGTACATGGACGTTCCCTTTGTTTCTGAGCATTTTGGAAGAATTGCTGCTCACGCCGCCCGACAAATTATCGGTCAGAAACTACGCCATGCAGAAAGAGATGTTATCTACGAAGAGTATCGACATAGGGTCAATGAAATTCTTTCTGGGGTCGTCAAGCGATTTGCGAAAGGATCAAACTTAATCATAGATTTAGGGAAGGTTGAAGGTCTCCTACCAGCTCGTTGTTATCCTAAAACAGAAAAGCATAAAGTTGGTGATAAGATTTATGCTCTGTTATACGAGGTGCAGGAATCAGAAAATGGGGGTGCTGAAGTTATCCTGAGCCGTAGCCATCCTGAATTTGTTAAGCAACTTTTCTTGCAAGAAGTTCCAGAATTAGAAGAAGGCTCTGTAGAAATTGTTAAAATTGCTCGTGAAGCAGGCTACAGAACTAAAATAGCTGTAAGTTCATCCGATCCAAAAACAGATCCTGTGGGCGCTTTTGTTGGAATGAGAGGTTCTCGAGTGAAAAATATCATTCGAGAATTAAACGACGAAAAAATAGATATTGTAAACTATTCTCCTGTGACCACAGAATTGTTGCAAAATTTGCTTTGCCCCATAGAAATTCAAAAGATTGCAATTTTAGAAGATGACAAAGTTATTGCTATAGTCGTTCAGGATGCTGATTACGCAACCGTAATTGGTAAGCGAGGAATCAATGCTCGTTTGATTAGTCAAATCTTAGACTATGAACTCGAAGTTCAACGTATGAGCGAATATAATAAACTATTAGAAATTCAACGCCTACAGTTAGCGGAATTTGATAGCCCTCTATTAGATGAGCCGCTAGAAATGGAAGGCATTAGTAAGTTGGTTGTCCAGAATCTTGTACACGCAGGATACGACACGATCAGAAAGGTATTATTAGCCAGTGCTAATGATCTTGCTTCTGTTCCTGGAATCAGTTTAGAACTTGCTTATAAGATCCTTGAGCAAGTCAGCAAATATGGAGAAGGCAAAGTTGACGAAAAACCTAAAATTGAAGATTAA
- the infB gene encoding translation initiation factor IF-2: MEKAKLTKNLKLKIKNAQLTKAAGLDKLKQKLAQAGSSDIKSSSEKPATKVPEKVPKEKVVKKKSVIDSSVPTITEHVSTETSPRRIRAKNRSSFASEDSTIPSPVSVDADSTEFSPPVIEEVASSLESEPEIVEPTPPSIVEEPETIIKEPTPPKKESEAVVKKEPPKNVVSIKSNFGPTGKHINHLLAKTFKAPKKQDKPTPKERTGTVQAKPQQSPETSSDKQHSPNNRQSQPFYRRDTSKRPGSDFRDRSKKDDSPKAFTGRDRYGLNDSSDDDKWRKKRVQKTKKHYDEHSVQRPTYIKVPLPITIKDLAAEMKLKASELIQKMFIHGMTYVVNDVLDNETTVQFIGLEFGCTIDIDSSEQDKLCIESNTVKEEIQETDPSQLIIRPPIVAFMGHVDHGKTTLIDSLRKSNVAAAEAGAITQHMGAFCCSTPVGNITILDTPGHEAFSAMRARGAEVCDIVVLVVAGDEGIKEQTLEAVKHARAANITIVVAINKCDKPNFNADTVYRQLSEINLLPEAWGGTTVTINTSAKTGEGLSELLEMLALQAEVLELKANPAARARGIVIESELHKGLGAVATILVQNGTLHLGEALVFNDCYGKVKTMHNEHNQLMISASPSVPALITGLSSMPKAGDPFVVVKNEKTAKEIINARIAGQQKFALQKKRPNFDAMLQNKKILKLIIKADVQGSIEALACSILKIISDKVSAEILYSSVGEISESDIRLAAASKAVIIGFHTGIESHAESLIKNLGVKVHLFNIIYHAVDAVKEMMTALLDPIAEERNLGSAEIKETFKSSQLGTIYGCLVSEGVMTRNQKVRVVRNNEVLWKGNLSSLKRIKEDVKEVKKGLECGILLEGYQNAQVGDILQCYEVIYHPQKL, encoded by the coding sequence ATGGAGAAGGCAAAGTTGACGAAAAACCTAAAATTGAAGATTAAAAACGCTCAATTAACGAAAGCTGCTGGATTAGATAAGTTAAAGCAAAAATTAGCTCAGGCAGGATCTTCAGACATAAAAAGCTCTTCAGAAAAGCCTGCGACTAAGGTTCCTGAAAAGGTTCCTAAAGAAAAAGTCGTGAAGAAAAAGAGTGTTATAGATTCTAGTGTACCTACGATAACTGAGCATGTTTCTACTGAAACTTCTCCACGCAGAATTCGAGCTAAAAATCGTTCATCTTTTGCGTCTGAAGATTCAACCATTCCTTCTCCTGTTTCAGTAGATGCCGACTCTACTGAGTTCTCCCCTCCTGTTATAGAAGAAGTGGCTTCTTCTCTTGAGTCCGAGCCGGAGATTGTAGAGCCAACTCCCCCTTCTATAGTAGAAGAACCTGAAACAATTATTAAGGAGCCCACTCCTCCAAAGAAAGAATCTGAAGCAGTAGTTAAAAAGGAACCTCCTAAAAATGTTGTTTCTATCAAGTCGAATTTCGGGCCTACTGGAAAACATATTAATCATTTGTTAGCGAAGACTTTTAAAGCTCCTAAAAAACAAGATAAGCCTACGCCTAAAGAACGCACAGGAACAGTTCAGGCAAAGCCTCAGCAATCTCCTGAAACTTCTAGTGATAAACAACATTCTCCAAACAATCGACAGTCTCAACCTTTTTATCGTAGGGATACGTCAAAGAGACCTGGATCTGATTTTAGAGATCGTTCGAAAAAGGATGACAGTCCTAAGGCGTTTACAGGTAGAGATCGTTATGGATTAAACGACAGTAGCGATGACGATAAGTGGAGAAAAAAACGTGTTCAAAAAACTAAAAAACACTATGACGAACACTCAGTACAGCGCCCTACCTATATTAAGGTACCTCTGCCTATCACGATTAAAGATCTTGCTGCAGAAATGAAGCTTAAAGCTTCTGAACTGATCCAAAAAATGTTTATTCATGGTATGACTTACGTTGTAAACGACGTATTAGATAACGAAACAACGGTACAATTTATTGGATTAGAATTTGGTTGTACTATTGATATCGATTCATCAGAACAAGATAAGCTCTGTATCGAAAGTAATACTGTTAAAGAAGAAATACAAGAGACAGATCCAAGTCAATTAATCATTCGTCCTCCTATCGTAGCTTTTATGGGCCATGTGGATCACGGAAAAACTACTTTAATTGACTCGCTAAGAAAAAGTAACGTGGCAGCAGCAGAAGCTGGGGCTATTACACAACATATGGGAGCATTCTGTTGTTCTACACCTGTTGGAAATATTACTATCTTGGATACTCCTGGCCACGAAGCCTTTTCTGCAATGAGAGCTCGAGGTGCGGAAGTTTGCGATATCGTTGTGCTTGTAGTTGCCGGGGATGAAGGAATCAAAGAACAAACTTTGGAAGCCGTCAAACACGCTCGTGCGGCAAACATCACTATTGTTGTAGCAATCAATAAGTGTGATAAACCGAATTTCAATGCAGATACTGTTTATAGACAACTTTCTGAAATCAACCTATTGCCAGAGGCATGGGGAGGTACAACTGTAACAATTAATACCTCTGCAAAAACAGGCGAAGGTTTATCTGAGCTTTTAGAAATGCTTGCTCTACAAGCGGAAGTTTTAGAACTAAAAGCGAATCCAGCTGCTCGTGCTCGTGGAATTGTTATCGAATCCGAGCTACACAAAGGTTTAGGTGCAGTAGCAACTATTTTAGTGCAAAATGGCACCCTACATCTTGGTGAGGCATTAGTTTTCAATGATTGTTATGGCAAAGTTAAAACAATGCATAACGAACATAACCAGCTAATGATATCGGCTAGTCCTTCTGTCCCAGCTTTAATCACAGGGCTATCTAGTATGCCGAAGGCAGGTGATCCTTTTGTTGTCGTTAAAAACGAAAAAACAGCTAAGGAAATTATTAATGCTAGAATTGCCGGCCAACAGAAATTTGCTTTGCAAAAGAAACGTCCTAATTTTGATGCTATGCTGCAAAATAAAAAGATCCTTAAACTTATTATCAAAGCTGATGTTCAAGGGTCTATTGAAGCTTTGGCCTGTTCTATCTTAAAAATTATTTCTGATAAAGTGAGTGCCGAAATTCTTTATAGTAGCGTTGGAGAAATTTCTGAGTCAGATATTCGTTTGGCTGCAGCATCTAAAGCTGTTATTATTGGTTTCCATACGGGCATAGAAAGCCACGCGGAATCTCTAATCAAAAACTTAGGAGTAAAGGTGCATTTGTTTAATATTATCTACCATGCTGTAGATGCTGTTAAAGAAATGATGACAGCGTTACTCGATCCTATTGCTGAAGAGAGGAACCTTGGTTCTGCTGAAATCAAAGAGACCTTTAAGTCATCACAATTAGGTACAATTTACGGTTGCTTGGTTTCCGAAGGTGTAATGACTAGAAATCAAAAAGTACGTGTTGTACGCAATAACGAAGTTCTTTGGAAAGGTAACTTGTCTTCACTAAAACGTATTAAAGAAGACGTTAAAGAAGTTAAAAAAGGGCTTGAGTGTGGTATTTTATTAGAAGGATATCAGAATGCTCAGGTAGGTGATATTCTACAATGTTACGAAGTGATCTATCATCCACAAAAGCTTTAG
- the ychF gene encoding redox-regulated ATPase YchF, translating to MGHTECGIVGLPNVGKSGLFNALTGAQVASCNYPFCTIDPNIGIVPVIDNRLDILAKMSQSQKVIYADMKFVDIAGLVRGAADGAGLGNRFLSHIRETHAIAHVVRCFDNDDVTHVSGKIDPSDDISVINLELIFSDFSSATSIHSKLEKQAKGKKDLGIVLPLLDRVIKHLESGQPVRTLNLSSEEQIQLKPYPFLTAKPMLYIANIGEDSIATMHNNYVAVVQEIARKENARVVPICVQLEEEIMSLPIEDRQDFLNSLGLKESGLNRLVRAAYHTLGLISYFTTGPQETRAWTIPIGSTAAEAAGQIHTDIQKGFIRAEVVTLEDMITYESRTGVREAGKLRAEGRDYIVQDGDIMLFLHN from the coding sequence ATGGGGCATACAGAATGTGGCATCGTAGGACTTCCCAATGTAGGTAAGTCTGGGTTATTTAACGCGCTTACTGGAGCGCAAGTAGCTTCTTGTAACTATCCCTTTTGCACAATTGATCCGAATATCGGTATTGTTCCGGTTATTGATAACCGTTTAGATATTTTAGCTAAGATGAGTCAGAGTCAGAAGGTTATCTATGCCGATATGAAATTTGTTGATATTGCTGGTTTGGTGAGGGGAGCTGCAGACGGAGCTGGATTAGGAAATAGGTTTCTTTCTCATATTCGAGAGACTCATGCTATAGCTCACGTTGTTCGTTGTTTTGATAATGATGATGTTACTCATGTATCGGGAAAGATAGATCCTAGTGATGACATTTCCGTAATAAATTTAGAATTGATTTTTTCTGATTTTTCTTCGGCAACAAGTATTCATAGCAAATTAGAGAAACAAGCTAAGGGTAAGAAAGACCTAGGGATTGTTTTACCTTTACTTGATAGAGTGATTAAACATTTAGAAAGTGGTCAACCCGTTCGCACTTTAAATTTATCTTCTGAAGAGCAGATACAACTAAAACCTTATCCCTTTTTAACGGCAAAGCCTATGTTGTATATAGCTAATATAGGCGAGGATTCAATAGCAACTATGCATAATAATTATGTCGCTGTTGTTCAAGAAATTGCTAGAAAGGAAAATGCTCGTGTTGTTCCTATTTGTGTACAGCTAGAAGAAGAAATCATGTCGCTTCCTATAGAAGACCGGCAAGACTTTTTAAATAGTTTGGGGCTAAAAGAATCGGGATTAAATCGATTAGTTCGCGCTGCTTACCATACACTTGGATTGATTTCTTATTTTACAACTGGACCACAAGAAACTAGGGCTTGGACTATTCCTATAGGATCTACAGCTGCGGAAGCTGCAGGCCAAATTCACACCGATATCCAAAAAGGGTTTATCCGAGCGGAAGTCGTTACTCTTGAAGATATGATAACCTATGAAAGCCGTACTGGAGTCCGCGAAGCTGGCAAATTGCGAGCAGAGGGTAGAGACTACATTGTGCAGGATGGTGATATTATGCTTTTCTTGCATAATTAG
- the rbfA gene encoding 30S ribosome-binding factor RbfA yields MTENRRIKKVNSLLREAIANVILKDVKHPKISNRWITVTRVCLSKDLHSARVYVSIMPHENTSTETLEALKASARYIAYKASKGVVLKYFPEINFYLEDIFSPQDHIENLLWKIREQDKN; encoded by the coding sequence ATGACTGAAAATAGACGCATAAAAAAGGTTAATTCATTATTGCGCGAAGCGATTGCAAATGTAATTTTAAAAGATGTGAAACATCCTAAAATTTCTAATCGTTGGATTACGGTTACTAGGGTATGTTTATCTAAAGATTTACATTCTGCTCGTGTCTATGTTTCAATTATGCCACATGAAAATACATCAACAGAAACTTTAGAAGCGTTAAAAGCATCAGCAAGGTACATTGCTTATAAGGCTTCTAAAGGCGTCGTACTTAAGTATTTTCCCGAGATAAACTTTTATCTTGAAGATATTTTTTCTCCCCAGGATCATATAGAAAACTTGCTCTGGAAAATACGAGAACAAGATAAAAATTAG
- a CDS encoding bifunctional riboflavin kinase/FAD synthetase: MEIFYSLTPTPLSVDSITIGFFDGCHLGHKKLLTVLSSYPGLSGVITFDLHPQAVLQSPTLKLITSTKERLLLLESFPIDYLCILSFTQKFANQSAESFIRSLHQTLRCRRLILGYDSRLGKGGEGNATTLQPLADSLGIEIIEVAPYKIDQEIVSSKRIRQFLMLGDLDNANRYLGHSYKYVGTIEAGYGLGTQLGVATINLPQEQCLLPHGVYACEIEYHTTLYQGIMNLGKAPTVGRNSLCLEAHLFDFSGNLYGETVSVIPKKFIRKERKFSSRAMLSQAIQKDIDSAKVFFSTNYARKA; this comes from the coding sequence ATGGAAATATTCTATAGTTTGACACCGACTCCCCTCTCTGTGGATTCTATAACTATAGGTTTTTTTGATGGTTGTCATCTAGGTCACAAGAAATTACTCACTGTTTTATCTTCCTATCCAGGATTATCAGGAGTGATTACTTTTGACTTACATCCTCAGGCGGTTTTACAATCACCCACTCTCAAGTTAATTACAAGTACAAAAGAACGCCTTCTACTTCTGGAAAGTTTTCCTATAGACTACTTGTGTATTCTTTCCTTTACACAAAAGTTTGCTAATCAATCTGCCGAAAGCTTCATACGTTCCCTGCATCAAACATTAAGATGTAGACGTTTAATCTTGGGGTATGACTCTAGATTGGGCAAGGGGGGGGAAGGCAACGCTACAACGCTACAACCTCTGGCCGATTCTCTAGGAATAGAAATTATAGAAGTCGCTCCCTATAAGATAGATCAAGAGATTGTGTCTAGCAAAAGAATTCGTCAGTTTTTAATGCTAGGTGATTTAGATAACGCTAATCGCTATTTAGGGCACTCATATAAATATGTTGGGACAATCGAGGCTGGTTATGGTTTGGGAACCCAGTTAGGGGTTGCTACAATTAATCTCCCTCAGGAACAATGTCTGCTTCCGCACGGAGTATATGCATGCGAAATAGAATATCACACCACACTCTATCAAGGGATTATGAATCTTGGAAAGGCTCCTACAGTGGGAAGAAATTCATTATGTTTAGAAGCGCATCTTTTTGACTTCTCCGGGAACTTATATGGCGAGACAGTTTCTGTAATCCCTAAGAAATTTATCCGCAAAGAAAGAAAATTCTCTTCTAGAGCAATGTTGTCTCAAGCAATTCAAAAGGATATAGACAGTGCAAAAGTATTCTTCTCTACTAATTATGCAAGAAAAGCATAA
- the sctU gene encoding type III secretion system export apparatus subunit SctU codes for MGEKTEKATPKRLRDARKKGQVAKSQDFPSAVTFIVSMFTTFYLSSFFAKHLGSFLVSIFKEAPINHDPRLTLYYLHNCLTLILTTSLPLLGAVGFVGILVGFLVVGPTFSTEVFKPDLKKFNPIENLKQKFKIKTLIELLKSILKIFGAALILYVTLKNRIPLIIETAGVSPIVIAIIFKEILYKAVTSIGIFFLVVAVLDLVYQRKNFAKELKMEKFEVKQEFKDTEGNPEIKGRRRQIAQEIAYEDTSSQIKHASAVVSNPKDIAVAIGYMPEKYKAPWIIAMGINLRAKRIITEAEKYGIPIMRNVPLAHQLWDEGKELKFIPESTYEAIGEILLYITSLNAQNPNNKNINQPDNL; via the coding sequence ATGGGTGAAAAAACAGAAAAGGCAACCCCAAAGCGTCTTAGAGATGCGAGGAAAAAAGGCCAGGTAGCAAAATCTCAAGATTTTCCTTCCGCGGTTACCTTTATTGTTTCCATGTTCACAACCTTCTATCTATCATCGTTTTTTGCCAAACATCTTGGTAGTTTTCTTGTTTCTATTTTTAAAGAAGCACCTATAAATCATGATCCCAGATTGACGTTATACTATTTACATAACTGTTTAACTTTAATTTTAACCACTTCTTTACCTCTACTTGGAGCTGTAGGGTTTGTTGGGATTCTTGTGGGATTTCTTGTTGTAGGTCCGACCTTTTCTACAGAGGTTTTTAAACCAGATTTAAAAAAATTCAATCCTATTGAAAACCTGAAACAAAAATTTAAAATAAAGACTTTAATTGAGTTATTAAAGTCTATTTTGAAAATTTTCGGTGCTGCTTTGATCTTGTATGTCACATTGAAAAACCGCATACCATTAATCATTGAGACTGCAGGAGTCTCGCCAATTGTCATTGCCATTATCTTTAAAGAGATACTTTATAAGGCAGTCACGTCCATTGGTATTTTTTTCTTAGTCGTTGCTGTTCTCGACTTAGTGTATCAAAGAAAGAACTTTGCTAAAGAACTAAAAATGGAAAAGTTTGAGGTTAAACAGGAATTTAAGGATACAGAAGGTAATCCAGAAATTAAGGGACGCCGCCGTCAAATCGCCCAAGAAATAGCCTACGAAGATACCTCCTCTCAAATTAAACATGCAAGTGCGGTTGTTTCAAACCCTAAGGATATCGCTGTAGCTATCGGTTATATGCCGGAAAAATATAAAGCTCCATGGATTATTGCTATGGGAATTAATTTGCGTGCAAAAAGAATCATCACAGAAGCTGAAAAGTATGGTATTCCTATTATGAGGAATGTGCCGTTAGCGCATCAGCTTTGGGATGAAGGAAAAGAGTTGAAGTTTATTCCAGAATCGACGTATGAAGCCATTGGAGAAATCCTTCTCTACATCACTTCCCTTAATGCACAAAACCCTAATAATAAAAACATTAACCAACCCGATAATCTATAA